Proteins encoded together in one Lysinibacillus sp. FSL K6-0232 window:
- the leuB gene encoding 3-isopropylmalate dehydrogenase, which produces MEKKITVLPGDGIGPEVVASAVRVLQVIGKRFNHTFHLGYATIGGAAIDQHNNPLPDETIEMCENSDAILLGAVGGPKWDQNPPELRPEKGLLRIRKHFDLFANLRPVKAFPSLLDASPLKREVAENVDLMIVRELTGGVYFGEPRMRTENGAIDTTVYSKAEVERIVENAFELARLRGGKLCSVDKANVLETSRLWREVVEAKKKDYPDVQVEHNLVDSVAMKLITNPAHYDVVVTENMFGDILSDEASVITGSLGVLPSASIRGDNFGLYEPVHGSAPEIAGQGVANPAATILSVAMMLQYSFGLKEEAAEIERAVSAVFDDGYFTADLARDGGRTLSTNEWTDKVINEIDTSFVSESIMTTYI; this is translated from the coding sequence ATGGAGAAAAAAATTACAGTGCTTCCCGGTGACGGAATCGGACCAGAGGTTGTTGCTTCTGCTGTACGTGTATTACAGGTGATTGGTAAACGATTTAATCATACATTTCATTTAGGGTATGCAACAATTGGAGGTGCTGCCATCGACCAACACAATAATCCACTACCAGATGAAACAATTGAGATGTGTGAAAATAGTGATGCCATTTTATTAGGAGCTGTTGGCGGTCCAAAATGGGATCAAAACCCACCTGAATTACGCCCAGAAAAAGGATTATTGCGTATTCGTAAACACTTTGATTTATTTGCAAATCTACGTCCAGTAAAGGCGTTCCCGAGTTTACTAGATGCTTCGCCATTAAAACGTGAAGTAGCTGAAAACGTTGATTTAATGATTGTACGTGAACTAACAGGCGGAGTATACTTCGGGGAACCACGTATGCGTACTGAAAATGGCGCAATTGATACAACGGTTTACTCAAAAGCAGAAGTGGAACGTATCGTTGAAAATGCCTTTGAGCTAGCACGTTTACGTGGAGGCAAGCTATGCTCTGTTGATAAAGCGAATGTACTTGAAACAAGTCGCTTATGGCGTGAAGTCGTAGAAGCAAAGAAAAAAGATTATCCAGATGTACAAGTAGAACATAACTTAGTAGACTCTGTAGCAATGAAGCTTATTACAAATCCAGCACATTACGATGTAGTCGTGACGGAAAATATGTTTGGTGATATTTTAAGCGATGAAGCATCTGTTATTACAGGCTCACTTGGTGTCCTACCATCTGCATCAATTCGTGGCGATAATTTCGGTTTATATGAGCCAGTGCATGGTTCAGCACCTGAAATTGCAGGGCAAGGTGTTGCTAACCCTGCCGCAACAATTCTTTCAGTAGCAATGATGCTGCAATATTCATTTGGCTTAAAGGAAGAGGCAGCAGAAATCGAGCGTGCTGTAAGTGCAGTATTTGATGATGGCTACTTTACAGCAGACCTTGCTCGTGATGGTGGTCGCACGTTATCCACAAATGAATGGACAGATAAAGTAATTAATGAAATTGATACAAGCTTTGTGTCAGAAAGTATTATGACAACATATATCTAA
- the ilvC gene encoding ketol-acid reductoisomerase, which produces MATMYYEQNINEDVLKGKKIAIIGYGSQGHAHALNLKESGFDVVVGVRPGGSFDAAKADGLDVKTVAEAAQEADVIQILLPDERQKAVYEAEIAPHLQAGKALMFAHGFNIHFGQITPPADVDVFLVAPKGPGHLVRRQFQEGAGVPGLFAIHQDATGQAKDLALAYGKGIGAARGGLLETTFKEETETDLFGEQAVLCGGATALVQAGFETLVEAGYQPELAYFETLHELKLIVDLMFEGGMATMRYSVSDTAEWGDYVAGPRLIDESVKARMKEVLTDIQDGTFARRWIQENENGRPEYTKFKEAGANHQIEEVGAKLRAMMPFINEGKEKVVRETATSAKN; this is translated from the coding sequence ATGGCTACAATGTACTATGAACAAAATATTAACGAGGATGTACTAAAAGGAAAGAAAATCGCGATTATCGGTTATGGCTCTCAAGGTCATGCACACGCGCTAAACTTAAAAGAATCAGGCTTTGACGTAGTAGTAGGCGTTCGCCCAGGTGGCTCTTTCGATGCAGCAAAAGCAGATGGTCTTGATGTAAAAACAGTTGCAGAGGCAGCACAAGAAGCAGATGTAATTCAAATTTTACTACCAGATGAGCGTCAAAAAGCTGTTTATGAAGCAGAAATCGCACCACATTTACAAGCTGGAAAAGCATTAATGTTTGCGCACGGTTTCAATATCCATTTCGGGCAAATTACACCACCAGCAGATGTTGACGTATTTTTAGTAGCACCAAAAGGTCCGGGTCACTTAGTGCGTCGTCAATTCCAAGAAGGTGCAGGTGTACCAGGCTTATTCGCCATCCATCAAGATGCAACAGGTCAAGCAAAAGACTTAGCACTTGCATATGGTAAAGGAATCGGTGCTGCACGTGGTGGTCTTCTTGAAACGACATTTAAAGAAGAAACAGAAACAGATTTATTCGGTGAACAAGCGGTATTATGTGGTGGTGCAACTGCATTAGTACAAGCAGGCTTTGAAACATTAGTAGAAGCTGGCTACCAGCCAGAATTAGCATACTTCGAAACACTTCACGAGTTAAAATTAATCGTTGACTTAATGTTTGAAGGTGGTATGGCAACAATGCGTTACTCTGTATCGGATACAGCGGAGTGGGGCGATTATGTAGCAGGTCCACGTTTAATCGATGAGTCTGTAAAAGCTCGTATGAAAGAAGTATTAACAGATATCCAAGATGGTACATTTGCTCGTCGCTGGATTCAAGAAAATGAAAATGGCCGTCCAGAATATACAAAATTCAAAGAGGCTGGCGCAAACCACCAAATCGAAGAAGTTGGCGCAAAATTACGTGCGATGATGCCATTTATCAATGAAGGCAAAGAGAAAGTTGTCAGAGAAACAGCTACAAGCGCGAAAAACTAA
- the ilvN gene encoding acetolactate synthase small subunit produces MKRVITVTVINQSGVLNRLTGLLMKRQFNIESITVGHTEQQNSSKMTFVVHVEDERKIEQLVKQLSKQIDVLKVNDITDKAIVLRELALVKVISPPNLRLEMNSIVEPFRAQIIDTAKNVVTYQVVGHPEKIDAFIELIRPYGIKELTRTGATASVRETQIISNPQLSILK; encoded by the coding sequence TTGAAACGAGTAATTACTGTAACTGTGATTAACCAAAGTGGTGTATTAAACCGATTAACAGGCTTATTGATGAAGCGTCAATTCAATATTGAATCCATTACAGTTGGTCATACGGAGCAACAAAACTCCTCCAAAATGACCTTTGTAGTTCATGTAGAAGATGAGCGCAAAATTGAGCAGCTAGTGAAGCAATTATCGAAACAAATTGATGTATTAAAAGTTAATGACATTACTGACAAAGCGATTGTTCTACGAGAGCTGGCACTTGTTAAGGTTATTTCACCGCCAAATTTACGCCTGGAAATGAATTCGATTGTCGAACCTTTCCGTGCACAAATTATTGATACGGCTAAAAATGTTGTGACGTATCAAGTAGTAGGTCATCCTGAAAAAATTGATGCCTTTATCGAGCTCATTCGTCCATATGGCATTAAGGAGCTTACTCGTACAGGCGCAACAGCATCTGTACGTGAAACGCAAATTATCTCAAATCCGCAGCTTTCTATTTTAAAATAG